The segment CTCAACCTGCTGTTCCACCACACAGGCAAGAGAAATCGACACCCGAAGAGCCGGACTCCGATTGAGGATCCCAGCAAGTTGGCCCAGCGGCCGCGCGACTACCGGATCTGAGTCACTTCGGAGGTCCGGCCGTTGACTCTCTGACGACGAGAGTCGGTGGGATGGAAGTCGGTGCGACGGGCGACGAGGACTCCGAACTCATTGCGGCAGTGTCGGACGCGATCGGTGGGGAGCCGTCGAGGATCGCCACGAGCCGATCAATCGCCTCACTCGAGATCTCGTCCAGTCCCAGGTGCACGGCTGTAAGAGGTGGTGTGCTGGTGCGAGCCCGAAGGCCGTCGTACCTCGTCGCAATCAGCAGATCGTCTCCGATCACCCTTCCTGCTTCGGTTCCCGCCCGCACGGCTCCGGTGGCGAAGGTGTCGATGGGGATAATCAGGGCATCGACCTCCGGATGCTCGGCGAGGAGCTGCTTGGACGACCGGTATCCTCCGTCTTCGCCTTCGCTTTCATCCGCCTCGGCGATCAATGGGGTGAAGCCGTCCCGGAAGGCCGCGGCCAGGTAAGCAGTCCGTGCGGCAGCCTGGGATTTGCGCCTGCTCGTTCCTACTATGAGTGCCGGATGCTTCGTCCCGTTCTCTAGCAGGTGAGAAACGAGTAGTTCCGCGATTTCCGTGTGGTGCAGGTCCACGCTCCGCTCGCTCGCGGGACCGTCAATGGTGACGAACGGTATTCCGCGGTCGGTCAGTGCTGCGGCAATGGGGTCATCGATGGTGGGTTCGAGGAGGATCGCCCCATCAATGTCGAGCCGGTCGACAGGATTGGCATCGTCTTCCGGTGGCGCCAAGACGAACACGTAGCCCTTGAGCAGTGCCGTCCGAGCGCATCCCATCGCGAGTTCGGTGAAGAAGCCAAGCTGCGAGGGTCCCGCTGAGACCGCGGATGGCATCGAGGACAGGAGCGCAAGGGCCTGGGTGCGTCCAGAACGCAGGCCCTGGGCGCGGACGCTGGGCCGATACTTCAGTCGAGCGGCCACCTCTTTGACCTTGTCCCTGGTCTGCGAATTGACCTTGCCCAATCCGTTGAGTGCATGGGACACAGTTGTGCGCGATACGCCGGCCTCACGTGCCACATCGGCGATCGTAGCCCGATTCCGGCGCGAAGTATCTCCCATGGTGCCAGACTACTGGTTGGCCTGGATTTCGCCTTGCCCGCCTCGGCGGGATCAAGCTTGGACGATCACGACGGCTCCGGAGATGATCGCGAAGCCAAGCACGATGTACCGCAATACCGGTCCGTCGAGCCTGTGATGAACGAATCTGCTGAGTAACGATCCGACGGCCAGGAAGGGCAGCATGGAGGCGGTGAACAGCAGCGTCGGTCCGGTTATTTGTCCACTAATGGCGAGCACGATGAGCGAGATGACCTCCCCTACGAGGAAGCACACCGCGACCGTTGATCTCAGTTCCGGACCGGGGCTGTGTTGGTAGGCCAGTGCATACGGTGGCCCACCGACACCCGTCGAGGTTTCCGTGACACCGGTGATCAGACCGACGATGGCCAGGAACGGCTTGTTCGGTGTGAACTTCGGGGCGACAAGCGCGATGACGGCCGCAACCAGCGTCGACCAGCCGATCAGCAGCGCCAGTTGATGCAGGTTGACGATGACAAGAATCCATAGCCCAAAGAACGTTCCGGCGAAACGCCCGACACTGATCCATTTCACCCCGTGCCAGTGGATGTCGGCCCTCTCTCTGGCCGCGACATAGAAGTTCAGCGGGATCATCAGTACAAGCAGCATCACCGGTATGAGGCTCGGGTCGATGAAGCTGACGACGGGGGCGGTGATCATCGCGAAGCCCATGCCGGTCGACCCCTGCACGAAGGCGGAGAGCAGAACTGTCACCGCGACGATGATGAAGGCGACTAGGGTCATCGACTGCGCTCGCTCATCCACGCGGCGCGGTGTTCACTCGCTGCAGGATCGACCCGGGTGA is part of the Saxibacter everestensis genome and harbors:
- a CDS encoding sulfite exporter TauE/SafE family protein translates to MTLVAFIIVAVTVLLSAFVQGSTGMGFAMITAPVVSFIDPSLIPVMLLVLMIPLNFYVAARERADIHWHGVKWISVGRFAGTFFGLWILVIVNLHQLALLIGWSTLVAAVIALVAPKFTPNKPFLAIVGLITGVTETSTGVGGPPYALAYQHSPGPELRSTVAVCFLVGEVISLIVLAISGQITGPTLLFTASMLPFLAVGSLLSRFVHHRLDGPVLRYIVLGFAIISGAVVIVQA
- a CDS encoding LacI family DNA-binding transcriptional regulator; the protein is MGDTSRRNRATIADVAREAGVSRTTVSHALNGLGKVNSQTRDKVKEVAARLKYRPSVRAQGLRSGRTQALALLSSMPSAVSAGPSQLGFFTELAMGCARTALLKGYVFVLAPPEDDANPVDRLDIDGAILLEPTIDDPIAAALTDRGIPFVTIDGPASERSVDLHHTEIAELLVSHLLENGTKHPALIVGTSRRKSQAAARTAYLAAAFRDGFTPLIAEADESEGEDGGYRSSKQLLAEHPEVDALIIPIDTFATGAVRAGTEAGRVIGDDLLIATRYDGLRARTSTPPLTAVHLGLDEISSEAIDRLVAILDGSPPIASDTAAMSSESSSPVAPTSIPPTLVVRESTAGPPK